Proteins encoded within one genomic window of Salipaludibacillus agaradhaerens:
- a CDS encoding extracellular solute-binding protein encodes MFTVKKILSLCGMTATSLLILAACGGNENVSQSNSNEGSGNHTSDNGEPFEIEMMANLHTPETPDNLLKELLEEKTNTVLNIQWVPDGNYEERLNTAFATGTLPMVVPMGFDMFNQFKDAMRAGEFWEIEPYLEEFENLNNLNPDILDNTRVDGKLYAIYQGRPLSRQGIIYRKDWADNLGIDEPTNTDEFYEMVRAFTEDDPNGTGQDDTIGMTDRSDLVYGSFKTIASWFGTPNSWGEEDGELLPEFMFDEYMETLDYMKDIHSNGYMNQDFPVTSKDDQIAQFTSGRAGVYVGSMGDVLSLYNDASATNPDIELAVTNYIEGPDGEYGIWAIPGFGSVMMFPKSAIETEDELRKVLGFYDDLMTPEVANLLVWGVEGTHYEVEGDGIRIIEENRNLVDTQVRPFLSLEVGEPESNGRYEMVAEYDVKAEADELIIDNNNYLIHDPSITLDSETYITNGDRLQQLIDDATYQYILGQMDEDDFNNTIERWRNEGGDAIMAEFNTSYAEQK; translated from the coding sequence ATGTTCACTGTTAAAAAAATTCTTTCTCTCTGCGGCATGACTGCAACGTCTCTGTTAATACTGGCTGCCTGCGGTGGAAATGAAAATGTCTCTCAAAGTAATTCCAATGAAGGCTCCGGCAATCATACATCCGATAATGGGGAACCTTTCGAAATTGAGATGATGGCTAATTTACACACACCTGAAACGCCTGATAACTTGCTAAAAGAACTACTTGAAGAAAAGACGAACACCGTTCTTAATATCCAATGGGTACCTGATGGGAACTATGAGGAGCGTTTAAACACAGCTTTTGCTACAGGGACGTTACCGATGGTCGTACCTATGGGTTTCGATATGTTCAATCAATTTAAAGACGCTATGAGAGCAGGGGAGTTTTGGGAGATAGAGCCTTACCTTGAAGAGTTTGAAAACCTTAATAACCTTAATCCTGACATTTTAGACAATACACGTGTTGATGGAAAGCTTTATGCTATTTACCAAGGGCGTCCTTTATCACGACAAGGTATTATTTATCGAAAAGATTGGGCTGATAATTTAGGAATTGATGAGCCCACAAATACAGATGAGTTTTATGAGATGGTGCGTGCGTTTACTGAAGATGACCCGAATGGTACCGGCCAAGATGATACGATCGGAATGACTGATAGAAGTGATCTTGTATATGGGTCTTTCAAAACGATTGCATCATGGTTCGGAACACCGAATTCCTGGGGAGAAGAAGACGGTGAATTATTGCCGGAATTTATGTTCGACGAATACATGGAGACACTCGATTACATGAAAGACATTCATTCGAATGGCTATATGAATCAGGATTTTCCTGTGACGAGTAAAGACGATCAAATCGCACAATTTACTAGCGGCAGAGCTGGGGTTTATGTTGGCTCAATGGGAGATGTTCTCAGTCTTTATAATGATGCCTCTGCCACTAACCCTGACATTGAATTAGCCGTTACCAATTATATCGAAGGACCGGACGGAGAGTATGGTATTTGGGCTATTCCTGGTTTTGGGAGTGTGATGATGTTCCCGAAATCAGCGATTGAAACAGAAGATGAATTACGAAAAGTTCTTGGTTTTTATGATGACTTAATGACGCCAGAAGTAGCTAACTTACTCGTTTGGGGAGTGGAAGGAACACACTATGAAGTTGAGGGCGATGGTATTCGAATTATAGAAGAAAACCGGAACCTAGTCGACACGCAAGTAAGACCGTTCCTCTCGCTCGAAGTAGGTGAGCCAGAATCGAACGGTAGGTATGAGATGGTGGCGGAATATGACGTGAAAGCAGAAGCGGATGAATTAATTATTGATAATAACAATTATTTGATTCATGATCCATCTATAACACTTGATAGTGAAACATATATTACAAATGGTGACCGTCTGCAGCAATTAATTGACGATGCCACATATCAATATATTTTAGGACAAATGGATGAAGACGATTTTAATAATACAATCGAGCGATGGAGAAACGAGGGTGGTGACGCGATAATGGCTGAGTTTAATACGTCATACGCCGAACAAAAATAA
- a CDS encoding ABC transporter permease has protein sequence MEPQLQGQVETLTKSQIRSARKKEIWKNIKKNKLIYLMILPGFIYFFIYKYIPMYGLVIAFQNYQPYLGITGSEWVGFEHFHRLFTGSDFWMIFRNTLVLFGLQLFIYFPIPIILALMLNEVRHHMYKRTIQTLIYIPHFMSWVVIVSVSFVVLTLDGGIVNGMLEYFGFQPINFLMNDSWFRPMYILQVIWREAGWGTIIFLAAISAVDPQLYEAARMDGANRIRQMWHITLPAIKSVIVILLILKIGDVLELGFEHVYLLLNASNREVGEIFDTYVYTAGLRQGQFSYSTAVGFFKGIVGLILIIFANRLAKKFGEEGVY, from the coding sequence ATGGAGCCTCAGTTACAAGGGCAGGTAGAGACGTTGACAAAGTCACAAATACGCTCTGCTAGAAAAAAAGAAATATGGAAAAATATTAAGAAAAATAAACTCATTTACTTAATGATTTTACCAGGATTTATTTATTTCTTTATTTACAAATATATTCCGATGTATGGTCTCGTGATTGCGTTCCAAAATTATCAGCCGTATTTAGGGATTACCGGTAGTGAGTGGGTTGGCTTCGAGCATTTCCATAGGTTGTTTACCGGATCGGATTTTTGGATGATTTTCCGAAACACACTTGTGTTGTTTGGCCTTCAACTATTTATATATTTCCCGATTCCTATTATTCTGGCTCTTATGTTAAACGAAGTGAGACATCATATGTATAAACGAACAATTCAAACGCTCATTTATATCCCACATTTTATGTCTTGGGTGGTTATTGTGTCAGTAAGCTTTGTCGTCTTAACGTTAGATGGGGGTATTGTAAACGGTATGCTTGAGTACTTTGGCTTTCAACCGATCAACTTCCTTATGAATGACTCGTGGTTCCGCCCCATGTATATATTACAAGTCATTTGGCGAGAAGCTGGCTGGGGAACAATTATCTTCTTAGCAGCCATCTCTGCAGTTGATCCACAATTATATGAAGCGGCTCGTATGGATGGGGCGAATCGAATTAGACAAATGTGGCACATTACACTTCCAGCAATTAAAAGCGTGATTGTCATTCTTTTAATCTTAAAAATTGGCGATGTACTTGAGCTTGGATTTGAACATGTTTACTTGCTACTGAATGCTTCAAACCGTGAAGTAGGAGAGATTTTTGACACGTATGTGTACACTGCAGGTTTGAGACAAGGACAATTTAGCTATAGTACGGCAGTCGGATTTTTTAAAGGAATAGTTGGCTTGATTTTAATCATTTTTGCCAATAGACTCGCTAAAAAGTTTGGCGAAGAAGGTGTTTATTAA
- a CDS encoding carbohydrate ABC transporter permease codes for MVEDRSLGSKLFNITNAILLGIIALITVLPFLHVIAASFTTSAELAAKKFVLFPTTWSFDAYRYIFSTDTILKAMGVSIAVTLGGTMWSMLMSTLMGYGLSRRDLVGRRYITFFVIFTMLFNGGMIPTFLVVQQTGLMNSLLALIIPVSINAFNMIILRSFFQNLPDGLEESAKIDGCNDFGILFRIVIPCSKPAIATISLFYAVTYWNTYMHAILYISDSSKWPVQVLLRQIVVLASGLNYDGAAYTDIPPPEQTVKMATIVVATIPVLLVYPFLQKYFAKGALLGSVKG; via the coding sequence ATGGTAGAAGATCGTTCATTAGGCAGCAAATTATTTAATATTACCAATGCTATTTTATTGGGCATCATTGCGCTCATTACCGTTCTCCCATTTTTACATGTTATTGCAGCATCCTTTACGACAAGCGCCGAATTAGCAGCGAAAAAATTTGTATTATTCCCTACAACATGGAGCTTTGATGCGTATCGCTATATCTTTTCTACAGATACGATTTTAAAAGCGATGGGTGTATCGATTGCCGTAACATTAGGAGGCACGATGTGGAGTATGCTTATGTCAACATTAATGGGCTACGGTTTATCTAGAAGAGATCTAGTAGGCCGACGTTATATTACATTTTTCGTTATCTTCACGATGCTATTTAATGGTGGGATGATTCCAACGTTCCTCGTTGTTCAACAAACAGGATTAATGAACTCTTTATTAGCGCTTATTATTCCAGTATCGATAAATGCATTTAATATGATTATATTGAGAAGTTTCTTTCAAAACCTACCAGATGGCCTAGAAGAATCAGCTAAAATTGATGGCTGTAATGATTTTGGTATCTTATTTCGAATTGTTATTCCGTGCTCAAAGCCTGCTATTGCGACGATTTCACTGTTCTACGCTGTGACGTATTGGAACACTTACATGCATGCCATTCTTTATATTAGTGATTCATCTAAGTGGCCAGTTCAAGTATTACTTAGACAAATCGTTGTGTTAGCAAGTGGTTTGAATTATGACGGTGCAGCTTATACAGATATTCCACCGCCAGAGCAAACAGTCAAAATGGCAACGATCGTCGTCGCAACCATTCCTGTTTTACTCGTTTATCCGTTCTTACAGAAATATTTTGCAAAAGGAGCATTGCTTGGTTCTGTAAAAGGATAA
- a CDS encoding cupin domain-containing protein: protein MLMEVAFKAGGIGESHSHPHEQISYCLKGKVAFHIDGETLRIHAGQSVVIPSHTEHGVTALEDNTLRDAFTPLRQDLLNT from the coding sequence ATGCTTATGGAAGTAGCCTTTAAAGCAGGAGGAATTGGAGAATCACACAGCCATCCTCATGAGCAGATCTCATACTGCCTTAAAGGTAAAGTAGCGTTTCATATTGATGGCGAGACGTTAAGGATTCACGCTGGTCAGTCTGTTGTGATTCCTAGTCATACTGAGCATGGTGTGACAGCATTAGAAGATAATACGTTACGCGATGCTTTTACCCCATTGCGTCAAGATTTACTTAATACGTGA
- a CDS encoding glycoside hydrolase family 28 protein — protein sequence MIYNIVDYGAVADGVTDNSNAFKAAISECEEKGGTVYVPSGEYVTGPIHLVSHLTLYLEAGSVILFTDDFSRYPPIRTRWSGYDCYAFSPLLFGENLTNVTVKGEGVLDGQGESWWKVANDLKRGCSYHDETTHRLRALNHALLPDLKTNVLEWESQFLRPPLLQFYECKNITLEGVTVRHSPFWNTHLVYCENVTIRGLTFENPADTPNGDGCDIDSCRYVRVSDCQFDVGDDCLCLKSGIDETGRRIGRPTEYVTVTNCTMARGHGGVVMGSENSGGIQHVTISNCVFNGTDRGIRLKTNRARGGYIRHILATNIMMNDVFCPVAINMFYKYGIDEHDELLQKEEAIPITEKTPVIEHIYLSHITVDRARAAAAFIYGLPEKPVADVRISHVHIRMTDDEEEKGGEPDMVKESVRMAGDGIVAKYVNGLHLHDVSVTTRQGPAFKVNHGTNVTLNDLTMPSIHEGTPVIVSQGENELYVGGNQASMLRDSYYEADHLIHDGKSQRNREPLL from the coding sequence TTGATATATAATATCGTTGATTATGGAGCTGTGGCGGATGGTGTAACAGATAATTCCAACGCTTTTAAAGCAGCGATTAGCGAGTGCGAGGAAAAAGGCGGGACTGTTTATGTGCCAAGCGGAGAATATGTAACAGGCCCAATCCATCTCGTTAGCCATTTAACATTATATTTAGAAGCTGGTTCAGTTATTTTGTTTACAGATGATTTCTCACGATATCCCCCTATCAGAACACGATGGTCGGGTTATGACTGTTATGCTTTCTCACCTCTTTTGTTTGGAGAGAATTTAACGAATGTCACTGTTAAAGGGGAAGGCGTGTTAGATGGTCAAGGTGAGTCGTGGTGGAAGGTTGCCAATGACCTGAAACGTGGATGTTCATATCATGATGAGACAACGCATCGTTTAAGAGCTTTAAATCACGCGTTATTACCGGATTTAAAAACGAATGTTTTAGAATGGGAGAGTCAGTTCCTTCGTCCTCCACTTCTTCAATTCTATGAGTGTAAAAATATCACATTAGAAGGGGTTACGGTTAGACACTCTCCTTTTTGGAATACTCATCTTGTTTACTGCGAAAATGTCACGATTCGAGGTCTCACGTTCGAAAACCCAGCAGATACACCTAATGGAGACGGGTGTGATATTGATTCATGTCGTTATGTAAGAGTAAGTGACTGTCAATTTGATGTTGGAGATGATTGCCTCTGTTTAAAATCAGGCATTGATGAAACGGGACGAAGGATTGGCAGACCGACTGAATACGTGACTGTTACAAATTGTACGATGGCTCGTGGACATGGAGGCGTTGTAATGGGCAGTGAAAATTCAGGTGGGATTCAGCATGTGACGATTTCAAATTGTGTCTTTAATGGAACAGATCGTGGTATTAGGCTGAAAACAAACCGAGCTAGAGGAGGTTACATTAGGCACATTCTTGCAACGAATATTATGATGAATGATGTCTTTTGTCCAGTAGCTATTAATATGTTTTATAAATACGGTATCGATGAGCACGACGAGTTACTGCAAAAAGAAGAAGCGATACCTATAACAGAGAAGACACCGGTTATTGAACATATTTATCTAAGTCATATTACTGTTGATAGAGCAAGAGCTGCTGCTGCGTTTATTTATGGTTTGCCAGAAAAGCCAGTTGCTGATGTCAGGATAAGTCATGTCCACATTCGTATGACAGACGATGAGGAAGAAAAAGGCGGAGAGCCTGATATGGTGAAGGAGTCTGTTAGGATGGCTGGAGATGGGATAGTCGCAAAGTATGTAAATGGCCTGCACCTTCATGATGTAAGTGTCACGACGAGGCAAGGGCCTGCTTTTAAAGTTAATCACGGTACAAATGTCACTCTAAATGACTTAACAATGCCGTCAATTCATGAAGGGACACCTGTCATCGTGTCCCAAGGCGAAAATGAATTATACGTAGGCGGAAATCAAGCTAGTATGTTACGTGATAGTTATTATGAGGCTGATCATCTGATTCATGATGGTAAAAGTCAAAGAAATAGGGAGCCGTTATTATGA
- a CDS encoding glycoside hydrolase family 43 protein, translating to MTTYRNPVLPGFYPDPSICRVQDDYYLVTSSFNYYPGVPIFHSMDLVNWCQIGHVLDRPSQLNLDGTPCSRGIYAPTLRYHEGTFYMITTFVVSQTGARKNFYVTATDPAGPWSDPYWLTDAPGIDPSLFFDDDGKVYYTGNRRPPTGQDYPKHMEIWLQEVDLQKGDLIGEKMSLWDGAMKQNHAQEAPHLYKLFSYYYLMIAEGGTGFTHSVTMARSKNITGPYEVCKTNPILTHRHLGRDYPITNIGHADIVDTQKGDWWMVCLGTRPYGGSHRNLGRETFLVPFVWEDNWPVVNPGKGIVELEMPFPNLEQKRCHVAPVCDHFNKNELSYQWNFIRTPRGDFWSLEERPGFLRLKAKGDVITDEVNPAFIGRRQQHINFMARTIMAYTPEKVGEEAGLVLLQNTDYQIRVTKLLVGGMPYLQLVRREAGEDTVVAIELAPAHMTYIKVEAYGQQYHFYYADQEEEWSSLGDVVDGRVLSSDLAGGFVGAYLGMYITGENRNTADFDWFEYVGLDN from the coding sequence ATGACTACCTACCGAAATCCGGTTCTTCCCGGGTTCTATCCAGACCCCTCTATTTGTCGCGTTCAGGATGATTACTATCTTGTAACCTCTTCATTTAATTATTATCCTGGTGTCCCTATCTTTCATAGTATGGATCTTGTTAACTGGTGTCAGATAGGCCATGTGCTTGATCGCCCTTCTCAGCTTAATTTAGACGGAACACCTTGTTCAAGAGGGATTTATGCCCCTACACTCCGCTATCACGAAGGGACATTCTATATGATCACGACCTTTGTCGTCAGTCAGACAGGCGCACGGAAAAACTTTTATGTCACGGCCACTGATCCTGCAGGACCATGGTCTGACCCTTATTGGCTTACGGATGCCCCAGGTATCGACCCTTCTTTATTTTTTGATGATGACGGAAAAGTCTATTATACAGGTAATCGCCGGCCCCCCACAGGTCAAGACTATCCAAAACATATGGAAATTTGGCTGCAAGAAGTAGATCTACAAAAGGGCGATTTAATCGGTGAGAAAATGAGTTTATGGGATGGGGCAATGAAGCAAAATCATGCACAAGAAGCTCCCCATCTATACAAATTATTTAGTTATTATTACCTTATGATAGCAGAAGGAGGTACTGGATTTACTCACTCTGTTACGATGGCAAGGAGTAAAAATATTACTGGACCATATGAGGTCTGTAAAACGAATCCTATTTTAACCCATCGGCATTTAGGTAGAGATTACCCTATTACGAACATCGGACATGCAGATATCGTCGACACCCAAAAGGGAGATTGGTGGATGGTCTGTCTCGGTACACGGCCATATGGTGGATCACATCGGAATTTAGGAAGGGAAACGTTTTTAGTCCCTTTCGTATGGGAAGATAATTGGCCTGTGGTTAATCCAGGTAAAGGCATTGTTGAACTGGAAATGCCGTTTCCAAATCTTGAACAAAAAAGGTGTCACGTAGCCCCTGTTTGCGATCATTTTAATAAAAATGAATTGTCTTATCAATGGAATTTTATAAGGACTCCTAGAGGCGATTTTTGGTCATTAGAAGAAAGACCGGGTTTTTTAAGATTAAAAGCAAAGGGTGACGTCATTACAGATGAAGTGAATCCTGCATTTATAGGGCGGCGGCAACAACATATTAACTTCATGGCCCGAACAATAATGGCATATACGCCAGAAAAAGTGGGTGAAGAGGCAGGGCTTGTCTTGTTGCAAAATACGGATTATCAAATACGAGTGACTAAGCTCTTAGTAGGAGGGATGCCATATCTACAGTTGGTAAGGCGGGAAGCTGGAGAAGACACCGTAGTGGCCATTGAATTAGCCCCAGCACACATGACGTATATTAAAGTGGAAGCCTATGGCCAGCAGTACCATTTTTATTATGCTGATCAAGAGGAGGAGTGGTCTTCCCTCGGTGATGTAGTGGATGGACGTGTATTGAGCAGTGATCTTGCTGGAGGATTTGTGGGTGCTTATCTTGGAATGTATATCACAGGTGAAAACCGAAATACTGCTGATTTTGATTGGTTTGAATATGTCGGATTAGATAACTGA
- a CDS encoding glycoside hydrolase family 88/105 protein: MEDNTFFLDQTPLEWAEQACQSLMNTYEPIMLPPEKRWHYHQGVFLCGMIDVWKVTQDDTYYEYVKEYVDGLVDDNGNVYFARDELDAIQAGQLLFPIYNQTKEAKYAIAAKKLRQLINTINRTSEGGFWHKDKYPYQMWLDGLYMAGPFLLMYAEAFNEPELVDTVLHQEELMRTHTKDDTTGLYFHGWDERGGTPWTEEGRYHAPEIWGRALGWYGMALTMIVERLPENHPKIGVLQGVIQKLVKNIVKFQDEETGLWYQIVPKGKEADNWLETSCTSLFVLTILRAVNHGYVDNSYAEYALKGYKGIINHKVSVNKDGVLSLKGICIGTSIGTYDYYVSRETSVNDLHGVGTFVLASVQLHDYLINVEETN, from the coding sequence ATGGAGGACAATACGTTTTTTCTCGATCAAACACCTTTAGAATGGGCAGAACAAGCATGTCAATCACTTATGAATACGTATGAACCGATCATGTTACCACCTGAAAAGCGCTGGCACTATCATCAAGGTGTGTTTTTATGTGGGATGATTGATGTGTGGAAAGTCACTCAAGATGACACTTATTATGAGTATGTGAAAGAGTATGTCGACGGTCTTGTGGATGATAATGGGAACGTCTATTTTGCCAGAGACGAGCTTGACGCCATTCAAGCAGGGCAATTGCTGTTCCCGATTTATAATCAAACGAAAGAGGCGAAATATGCGATAGCTGCTAAGAAATTACGACAGTTAATCAACACAATTAATCGCACATCTGAAGGGGGTTTTTGGCATAAAGATAAGTACCCGTATCAAATGTGGTTAGACGGTTTGTACATGGCAGGGCCCTTCTTATTAATGTATGCCGAAGCCTTTAATGAACCAGAGCTCGTGGACACAGTTCTTCATCAAGAGGAGCTTATGAGAACACACACAAAAGATGACACAACAGGGCTCTATTTTCATGGTTGGGATGAACGGGGGGGAACACCTTGGACGGAAGAAGGACGGTATCATGCGCCAGAAATATGGGGAAGAGCTCTCGGATGGTACGGTATGGCTTTAACTATGATTGTTGAAAGGTTGCCAGAAAATCATCCGAAAATAGGCGTATTACAAGGTGTTATTCAGAAGTTGGTTAAGAATATCGTTAAGTTCCAAGATGAGGAAACAGGCTTATGGTATCAAATTGTTCCTAAAGGTAAAGAAGCAGATAATTGGTTGGAAACCTCTTGTACAAGTTTGTTCGTTCTGACTATTCTACGAGCAGTAAATCATGGATATGTGGATAATTCCTATGCAGAGTATGCGTTAAAAGGCTATAAAGGAATTATAAATCATAAAGTGAGTGTAAATAAAGATGGCGTGCTCAGCTTAAAGGGAATATGCATAGGGACTTCTATAGGTACTTATGATTATTACGTCAGTCGCGAAACGAGTGTGAACGATTTACATGGCGTAGGGACGTTTGTCTTAGCGAGTGTGCAGTTACACGATTACTTAATTAATGTGGAAGAGACGAATTAG
- a CDS encoding LacI family DNA-binding transcriptional regulator, whose translation MSVTIKDIAKVAGVSYSTVSKALRNSPLVKAPTKKRIMAIADNLGYHPNVAARSLVSKRSNTVGIIWPTVERAAHAALMTQINEHLEEKGYKSLISINNMSDAITTFQSIQVDAILIFYDQMTDQVPSIPDVPVLVYGSSHNSPFPVIDVNRKGALYLAVSHLIKAGHSHIAFIGDLSGMDPLQEEKVLGFKEGMLDGAGHIPPNLLINSNGMTYYDGYKAAEELLADFPSTITAIISGSFDLTKGIIRAVQEANLLIPENVTILSYDNIPQTTTFESPVSVIGVPLEKITDAIVNRLINMMEHKNIPPSTILSPELIEVKAEMPS comes from the coding sequence ATGAGTGTCACGATTAAAGATATAGCCAAAGTTGCTGGCGTTAGTTATTCCACTGTCTCTAAAGCCTTACGAAATAGCCCACTTGTTAAAGCACCGACAAAAAAACGTATAATGGCCATTGCCGACAATCTCGGTTATCATCCAAACGTTGCTGCTAGAAGTCTTGTATCTAAACGTTCGAATACAGTTGGCATTATTTGGCCCACTGTCGAAAGAGCGGCCCATGCAGCATTAATGACACAAATCAATGAGCACCTTGAAGAAAAAGGATATAAATCACTTATATCAATTAATAATATGTCTGACGCCATCACGACTTTTCAAAGTATCCAAGTAGATGCTATTTTAATTTTCTATGACCAAATGACAGACCAGGTCCCTTCAATTCCTGATGTGCCTGTCTTAGTTTATGGGAGCTCACACAATTCACCATTTCCTGTCATAGATGTTAACCGAAAAGGTGCTCTTTACTTGGCTGTTTCTCATTTAATTAAAGCGGGCCATTCACATATTGCATTCATCGGTGATTTATCAGGTATGGATCCATTACAAGAAGAAAAAGTGCTAGGTTTTAAAGAAGGGATGTTAGATGGAGCTGGTCACATTCCTCCTAACTTATTAATCAATTCTAATGGCATGACATACTATGATGGTTACAAAGCAGCTGAAGAGCTTCTTGCTGATTTCCCTTCCACCATCACCGCTATCATTAGTGGAAGCTTTGATCTAACAAAAGGAATCATTCGAGCTGTTCAGGAAGCAAATTTATTAATACCGGAAAATGTAACGATACTCAGCTATGATAATATCCCTCAAACAACAACGTTTGAAAGTCCTGTATCTGTTATCGGTGTCCCTCTAGAAAAAATAACGGATGCGATCGTAAACAGGCTAATAAATATGATGGAACATAAAAACATTCCTCCTTCAACGATCTTATCGCCTGAGTTAATAGAGGTAAAAGCTGAGATGCCTTCTTAA
- a CDS encoding Gfo/Idh/MocA family oxidoreductase, which translates to MNKRIVICGVSNRSMGMFIEPCLNRFYESNRIVGLLDKDVKRLAICKERFPSLSELPVYQPDQFEQMIDETNANTVIVAGRDDTHVDYIVKGLKHGLNVITEKPMVTTAADAAKVMKAEKQSKGNVLVTFNYRYNAFHRKIKELLLAGKVGRVTSVDLNWYIDTYHGASYFKRWNRKREYSGGLSIHKSTHHFDLVNWWLDQIPEQVFAYGALNYYGEEGEHNPSNKTGRYCATCDERSSCPYYTRWFSRSNGTVSVKDDHLQANSFEDAYFDYTDYRPDQCIFDNDISIEDTYTATVKYKGGALLSYSINFSLPYEGYRLAINGTHGRIETTEFHEPSRVPFPIPEQTIDYFPLFGGKETIHVVQSEGGHGGGDPLIQEDLFLGENPNRAYDILAGAEAGAWSIAIGEAVWKSAKENKPYCVASLLQNEQGGQQIK; encoded by the coding sequence ATGAATAAACGTATTGTGATTTGTGGCGTGAGCAATAGAAGTATGGGGATGTTTATTGAACCGTGCCTTAATCGTTTTTATGAGAGCAATAGGATTGTGGGGTTACTTGATAAAGATGTAAAAAGATTAGCTATCTGTAAGGAACGTTTTCCTTCTTTAAGTGAGCTTCCTGTTTATCAACCAGATCAGTTCGAGCAGATGATCGATGAAACTAATGCTAATACGGTTATTGTAGCAGGGAGAGACGATACACACGTGGACTATATTGTGAAAGGATTAAAGCATGGTTTGAATGTCATTACTGAGAAACCGATGGTGACAACGGCAGCTGATGCAGCGAAGGTCATGAAAGCTGAAAAACAAAGCAAAGGAAATGTGCTTGTCACCTTTAATTATCGCTACAATGCTTTTCATCGAAAAATAAAAGAATTACTATTAGCAGGTAAAGTAGGACGTGTGACGTCGGTCGATTTAAATTGGTACATTGATACGTATCATGGGGCGAGCTATTTTAAGCGTTGGAACCGAAAGAGAGAGTATTCAGGAGGATTGTCTATTCATAAATCCACGCATCACTTTGATCTAGTTAACTGGTGGCTTGATCAGATCCCTGAGCAGGTCTTTGCTTATGGGGCGTTAAATTATTATGGTGAGGAAGGCGAGCATAACCCTAGTAACAAAACTGGCAGGTACTGTGCCACCTGTGATGAACGCTCATCCTGTCCGTATTATACAAGGTGGTTCAGCCGTTCAAATGGCACAGTATCTGTAAAAGATGATCATTTGCAGGCAAATAGTTTTGAGGATGCTTACTTTGATTATACGGATTATCGTCCAGATCAATGTATTTTTGATAATGACATTTCTATTGAGGACACTTATACAGCGACAGTCAAATATAAAGGTGGTGCGCTGTTGAGCTATTCTATTAATTTCTCTTTGCCGTATGAGGGATACAGGCTTGCCATAAATGGTACGCATGGGAGAATAGAGACGACTGAGTTTCATGAGCCGAGCAGGGTTCCTTTTCCGATCCCAGAGCAAACAATTGATTATTTTCCTTTGTTTGGAGGAAAAGAAACGATCCACGTGGTACAGTCTGAAGGCGGGCATGGAGGTGGAGATCCACTTATTCAGGAGGATTTATTTTTAGGTGAAAACCCTAACAGAGCGTATGATATTTTAGCCGGCGCTGAAGCAGGTGCATGGTCGATCGCAATAGGTGAAGCAGTATGGAAATCAGCGAAAGAGAATAAACCATATTGTGTGGCCTCTCTACTTCAGAATGAACAAGGGGGGCAACAAATTAAATAA